The Desulfococcus multivorans DNA window TGGATGGACGGCAGATTTGCCGGGGATGCCTGTAAGACCTTGTCGTGGATCGGAAATCCAGGCGTCGCCCGGAGAGGCTCAGGTCCGAAACGGCTTGACTTCTTCGCGGATCCGGATTAAAGAAATCGAAGGTGAACCCGCGGCAGAAGCCGCGGGATCCGGAAATCCGCCGGAAATGTAAACCGGAAATATAAAAGAAATCGATCGTCAAACCAGCCACGAAGGCTCCGTCTCCGAAGATCGGGGAGGCGCCGTCGTGGCTGGTTTTGTTTGTGAGGGGAGGTATTATGGGGAGTGTATCGGGTATGGATGGCGCGGTTGGAACGGCTACCCGAGCCTATCGACTTGCCGGCCGCCGGAAACGGATGCTGCTCTCGGTTTTGGGCGGAGGGATTCTGGTCCTGGCGTTTTGGGCCGTCACCCAGGGTGCCTACGAGCTGACGCTGGATCGGATCTTCCGGGCGCTTACCGGCGAACTCTCGCCGGCGGAATCGGTGGTGATCTGGAATATCCGGCTCCCCCGGATTTTCGCGGCGATGGTGATGGGTTGGGGGCTTGCCGTTTCGGGTCTCGGCATTCAGTCGCTTCTCAAGAATCCCCTGGGTTCCCCCGCCACGCTGGGCATCAGTCAGGGCGCGGCTTTCGGGGCGGCGTCGGCCATCGTGGTTTTCAGCAGCAGCATGATGTCGGCAACGGCCTTTGCGTTCATCGGGGCAATGGTCGCCACGGGGATCATCCTCCTCCTGGCCCGTCTCAAGCGGCTCGCCCCCGAGGCCGTCATTCTGGCCGGTGTGGCCCTGTCATCCCTCTTCACATCGGCGACGATGCTGATCCAGTACCTTGCCACCGAGACCGAGCTGGCCGTTGTGGTCTTCTGGACCTTCGGCGACGTGGCCCGGTCCGACTGGCGGGACATCGGGATTGCGACCGTCGCCGTTGCCGTCGTCACCCTCTTTTTCATGATCCGGCGATGGGATCTGAACGCCCTTGCCTCCGGAGAAGAGACGGCCTGCGGCCTGGGGGTGAACGTCGACCGGATGCGACTCCAGGGCATGGCGGCGGCCGCTCTCGTGGCGGCTTTGGCCACGGCCTTCTGCGGGGTGATCGCCTTTGTCGGTTTGATAGCCCCCCACATGGCCCGTCGCCTCGTGGGGGCCGACCACTCGCTGTTGATCCCCTTTTCGGGCGTGCTGGGGGCCCTCCTGCTGCTGTCGGCCGATACGCTGGGCCGGGTGGTGGTCGGTTCGGGCGCCATGCCAGTGGGCGTCGTGACCTCTTTCCTGGGTGCGCCCATGTTTCTCTATCTGCTCATCCGCGGATATCGGTAGAGGCGGGGACATGGCTGAAGACGGCGTGATTCTCGATGTTTCCGGGATTCGGTTTTCCTATAACAGCCGTCCGGTGCTCGCCCAGGTCGGCTTCTCGCTCGGTCCCGGCCGGGTACTGGCGGTGCTGGGCAAAAACGGCGCCGGCAAATCGACCCTCCTCAAATGTCTCAACCGGATTCTTCACCCCCAGTCCGGAGACATCCTTCTCGAGGGAGAGAACCTGTCGACCTTGTCCCGCAGGGAGACGGCGCGCCGCGTGGGCTACGTCCCCCAGCGCCACGGGACCGATCGCCTGACGGTCTATGAAACCGTCCTTCTGGGGCGAAAGCCTCACATGGGCCTCACCGTCTCGGCTGACGATTTTCGCAGGGTGGAGGATATCCTGGAACATATGGGTCTCACCCGCCTCTCCACCCGGCCGGTCTCCGATCTGAGCGGCGGCGAGGCCCAGAAGGTGATGATCGCCCGGGCGCTGGCCCAGTCCCCCAGGGCGCTCCTTCTGGATGAACCCACGAGCAACCTGGATCTCAGGAATCAATTGGAGGTGATGGACCTCATTCGCGCCATCGCCCTGAACCAGGGTCTTTCGGTCGTGGTTTCCATTCATGATCTCAATCTGGCCGTCCGCTTTGCCGATGCCTTCCTGTTTCTCAAGGATCACCGGGTTCACGCCATGGTGGAAAAAGAGGACCTGACCGCCGATATCATCCGTGAGGTATACGGTGTTGCGGTCTCCCTCCGACAGCTGGACGGCAGAACCGTAGTCATACCGCTGTAATCCCCAAGGAGGTCGTATGAAACTTTTCAGATGGACAGCCTGGCTTTTTATCGCCCTGGTGTCGGTGTGGGGGACTGCCGCGGCCGACACCGTGACGGTGACGGACATGGCCGGTCGGACCGTGACGGCGCCCCAGGGTCCCGACCGGATCGTCGCTGTCGGGCCGGGGGCCTTGCGCCTGATGGTCTATCTCGAAGCCCAGGACAAGGTGACGGCCGTGGAGGAGATGGAGAAGCTGAACCCCACGGGACGGCCGTACTGGATTGCCCACCCGGAGCTGGCGCGGTTGCCCCGCTGCGGTCCGGGCGGCCCTTCGGCCATCAACAAGAAGCCGGATCTGGAAGCCCTGATGGCGTCGACCCCCCAGGTGATCTTCGTCACTTACATGGACGCCGAACTGGCCGACGCGGTCGAGAAGGCCCTGGCCATTCCTGTTGTGGTATTGAGCTATGGCGCCTTCGCCACCTTTGACGAGGCGGTCCTCGATTCCCTGAGAATCGCGGGCAGGATTCTGAAGCGGGAAGAGCGGGCCAAGGCGGTGGTCGACGCCGTTCTGGCCATGAGAGAGGATCTCCGGCAGCGGGTCGACGGCATCCCCGAGGAGGGAAAGCCGGGGGTTTATGTCGGCGGCATCGGTTACCGCGGAGCCCACGGCATCGAGAGTACCGAGATCAGCTATATCCCCTTCGTCTGGACGGCGGCGCGAAACCTGGCGGAGGAGGTGCCGGCCCGAATCGGGAGCCATGTTTTCGTGGACAGGGAGGTGCTGCTGGGCCTCGATCCGGACGTCGTCTTCGTCGACGGCGGGGGGCTTGCCCTGGTGGCCGACGATTACCGCGGAAATCCCGGGTTCTACGCGGCCCTGAAGGCCTTTCAGA harbors:
- a CDS encoding FecCD family ABC transporter permease, which encodes MGSVSGMDGAVGTATRAYRLAGRRKRMLLSVLGGGILVLAFWAVTQGAYELTLDRIFRALTGELSPAESVVIWNIRLPRIFAAMVMGWGLAVSGLGIQSLLKNPLGSPATLGISQGAAFGAASAIVVFSSSMMSATAFAFIGAMVATGIILLLARLKRLAPEAVILAGVALSSLFTSATMLIQYLATETELAVVVFWTFGDVARSDWRDIGIATVAVAVVTLFFMIRRWDLNALASGEETACGLGVNVDRMRLQGMAAAALVAALATAFCGVIAFVGLIAPHMARRLVGADHSLLIPFSGVLGALLLLSADTLGRVVVGSGAMPVGVVTSFLGAPMFLYLLIRGYR
- a CDS encoding ABC transporter ATP-binding protein, with amino-acid sequence MAEDGVILDVSGIRFSYNSRPVLAQVGFSLGPGRVLAVLGKNGAGKSTLLKCLNRILHPQSGDILLEGENLSTLSRRETARRVGYVPQRHGTDRLTVYETVLLGRKPHMGLTVSADDFRRVEDILEHMGLTRLSTRPVSDLSGGEAQKVMIARALAQSPRALLLDEPTSNLDLRNQLEVMDLIRAIALNQGLSVVVSIHDLNLAVRFADAFLFLKDHRVHAMVEKEDLTADIIREVYGVAVSLRQLDGRTVVIPL
- a CDS encoding iron ABC transporter substrate-binding protein, yielding MKLFRWTAWLFIALVSVWGTAAADTVTVTDMAGRTVTAPQGPDRIVAVGPGALRLMVYLEAQDKVTAVEEMEKLNPTGRPYWIAHPELARLPRCGPGGPSAINKKPDLEALMASTPQVIFVTYMDAELADAVEKALAIPVVVLSYGAFATFDEAVLDSLRIAGRILKREERAKAVVDAVLAMREDLRQRVDGIPEEGKPGVYVGGIGYRGAHGIESTEISYIPFVWTAARNLAEEVPARIGSHVFVDREVLLGLDPDVVFVDGGGLALVADDYRGNPGFYAALKAFQNRRVHVLLPFNSYTTNIDTALVDAYAIGRILYPERFADVDPEVKADEIYSFFVGRPVYREMARDFGPIGRTAPFLK